In one Nitrospira sp. CR1.1 genomic region, the following are encoded:
- a CDS encoding metalloregulator ArsR/SmtB family transcription factor: MPRHAIANLTTPRECAAVLKAMGDETRLRILESLLLGEKCVSDLTQTLCCSQPHVSHHLRILREAGLVEGHRHGKQVCYRVEPTVQRAMKRRGEQVLDFGCCELRFPTSTLLTVQHKH; this comes from the coding sequence ATGCCACGCCACGCCATCGCCAATCTGACCACCCCGCGTGAGTGTGCCGCCGTCTTGAAGGCCATGGGCGATGAAACGCGTTTGCGTATTTTGGAATCACTGTTGTTGGGCGAAAAGTGCGTGAGCGACCTCACACAAACCCTCTGCTGCTCGCAGCCACATGTGTCCCATCACCTCCGCATTCTTCGGGAGGCCGGATTAGTGGAGGGGCATCGACACGGCAAACAAGTCTGTTATCGAGTCGAGCCAACCGTCCAGCGAGCGATGAAACGTCGAGGCGAACAGGTGCTGGACTTTGGATGCTGTGAATTACGTTTTCCTACCTCGACCTTGCTCACCGTGCAGCACAAACACTGA